In Acanthochromis polyacanthus isolate Apoly-LR-REF ecotype Palm Island chromosome 15, KAUST_Apoly_ChrSc, whole genome shotgun sequence, a single genomic region encodes these proteins:
- the napba gene encoding N-ethylmaleimide-sensitive factor attachment protein, beta a isoform X2, with protein sequence MHSVRLLGSTCSFRTNWTPPPVSSTPATPTRRPTHKGRFTIAAKHHITIAEIYESELVDIEKAIAHYEQAADYYKGEESNSSANKCLLKVGHYSAQLEQYQKAIEIYEQVAMSTMDNPLLKYNAKEYFFKASLCHFIVDELNAKLAIEKYEEMFPAFTDSRELKLLKKLLEAHEEQNSEAFTEAVKEFDSVSRLDQWLTTMLLRIKKTIQGDAGDLK encoded by the exons ATGCATTCTGTCAGGCTGCTCGGCTCCACATGCAGCTTCAGAACAAACTGGACTCCGCCACCAGTTTCGTCGACGCCGGCAACGCCTACAAGAAGGCCGACCCACAAG GGTCGGTTCACCATCGCAGCCAAGCATCACATCACTATAGCAGAGATTTATGAGTCCGAGCTGGTCGACATTGAGAAG GCCATTGCTCACTATGAGCAGGCAGCAGATTACTACAAGGGAGAAGAATCTAACAG ctcAGCCAACAAATGTCTCCTGAAGGTCGGACACTACAGCGCTCAGCTGGAGCAGTATCAGAAAGCTATTGAAATCTATGAACAG GTTGCGATGAGCACTATGGACAATCCTCTGTTGAAGTACAACGCTAAAGAGTATTTCTTCAAGGCCTCGCTGTGTCACTTCATCGTGGATGAACTGAATGCTAAG TTGGCCATTGAGAAGTATGAGGAGATGTTTCCAGCCTTCACAGACTCTAGAGAGCTCAAACTGCTAAAG AAACTCCTAGAAGCCCACGAGGAGCAGAACAGCGAGGCGTTCACGGAGGCCGTGAAGGAGTTCGACTCGGTGTCTCGTCTGGACCAGTGGCTGACCACGATGCTGCTGCGCATCAAAAAGACCATCCAGGGTGACGCCGGCGACCTGAAATAG